TTCGGGCGCCGCCAGTCCTTCCCCGACGCGTTGCGTGGCATCGAATGGCTGACGGGCGACTTCGCCGACATTCAACACGTCAAAGAAGCCATTCACGGGTGTGACACCGTTTTTCACCTCGCCAACGCCACGACGCCGGCCAGTGCCAACCAGGACAAGATCGCCGATTTGCAATCCAACGTCGCCTCGACGCTGGGATTACTGGATGCGTGCCGTGACCTGGGCATCAAGCGCATTATCTTCATTTCGTCGGGCGGCACGATCTACGGTCTGCCCAAGCAGGTACCCACGCCGGAATCCGCACCCACCATGCCGATTACCGCGTATGGCATTTCCAAATTGTCGATCGAAAAATACCTGGCGCTCTATGAGTACCTGCATGGCATCGAGTATCGTGTACTCCGGGTGGCCAACCCCTTTGGTCCCTACCAGACGGCAATCAAGAGTCAAGGCGCCATCGCCGCCTTCATGCAACGCTGCCTGGACGACGCGCCGCTTCAAATCTGGGGGGATGGCTCTGTCGTCCGGGACTATATCTACGCCGACGACGTCATCGATGCGCTGATCCAGGCAGTCAAGCACGAAGGGACATCCCGTGTGTTCAACGTCGGGGCAGGCCATGGCCGCAGCCTGCTGGACATCATCCAAGCCATCGAGTCGGTATCCGGACGCTCGCTTGCCGTGGAGTTCCTGCCCAAACGCGACATGGATGTTCCATGCAGTGTTCTGGACACGTCGCTCGCCGCGCAGGAGCTAGGCTGGCACGCGAAGACGCCTTTTCCGGAAGGCATCAGGCAGACGTGGGCGTGGATCAGCAATCGACACCTCATCAAGCACCATTCCTGAATGATGGCTCCTATCCTGAAACCTCGCGCCGCTCTCCGCCGCCTGCGCACGCTCTCGCAACATCATGGGGGAATATGGGCTGCGCTGCGAAAGGCCATTCGAGCATTCCGGACCAATGGCATCGCCGGCTTGCGTGCGGGGCTCCGCCCGCCCCCTCTCCCCAGCCTGCCACCTGGCCGCAACCGGCCGGACGATGCCGATGACCTGGCGATAGAGGTGCCATTCAACTATTCACCGCATATCAAGTCTCAGCGGCTGTGCGCCATCATCCACGTTTTTTATCCCGACCTGTGCGCGGAAATCATCAAGTACCTGGAGAACGTGCCCAGCGGAATCGACGTATTCGTTTCGACCACATCGGACACCAAGCGCAGGGAGATCGAAGACCATTTCACGGGTTTCACCAAGGGCGCGCTGGAAGTACGAGTCTTCGAAAACCGCGGGCGCGACATCGCTCCCAAGCTGGTGGGCTTTCGAGATGTCTATGACCGATACGATATAGCCTTGAGCCTGCACACGAAGAAATCCCCTCACGGCGGTTCGCCGCTAGAGGGCTGGCGGCACTATCTATATGAACACCTGCTCGGCTCGCCCCTCATCGTGGCCTCCAATCTGGCCCTGTTGCAATCGGGCACCGTCGGCATGGTGTTTCCGCAGCATCTGTTCTATCTCAGGCCGATCTTTGCGTGGGGCGCCAACTATCAACGCTGCCGCGACCTGCTGGCACGCACAGGAACCGGGATCCATGAAGGGATCTATCTTGAGTGCCCCACTGGCTCGATGTTCTGGTGCCGGACGGATGCCTTGCGAAAACTGCTGGAACTCGATCTGCAATTCTCGGATTTTGACGACGAGGCAGGCCAGATAGACGGCACGCTTGCACACGCCATGGAGCGCGCCTTTCTGTACGCCGTGGAGGCTCAAGGCTATACCTGGGCCAAGGTGTCCCGTCGCGATCTTTACCCATTACCGCATACACTGCTGCCGATCAACCGGCCCAATGACATTGCACCATCTTTGCAATTGGTGCATCGTCCGTTGCTGCAGCCGACGGCGTCCTTTCACTGAACCACACTACTCATCTGGCTTATGTTCATCCGCCTATTTGCCAACGCCCTGAGCGACATCAGCGCCGGCATGAAGCGTCTACCCCTGGTCGCCACCCTGGGATGGCAGGACGTCCGTCAACGCTATCGACGCTCCATGCTCGGACCATTCTGGCTGACCATCAGCATGGGAGTCATGATAGGTACCATCGGTCTGGTTTTTGGACAGATTTTCAAAGCACCCACCGAGGAATATCTGCCGTTCCTCGCCGTCGGACTTATCCTTTGGGGGTTCATTTCGACTGCATTGACCGAGGGCTGCACCAATTTCATCCAGGCCGATGCGATCATCAAGCAATTGCCCATCCCTCTGATCGTCCATGTCCTGCGACCAATCTGGCGTAACGTGATCATCCTCGCGCACAACTTTGCGATCTTCCCGATCGTGCTGTTCGTGATGGACAGGCCCGTCACAGAGACCATCTGGCTGGCCCTGCCCGGCTTCCTCCTGCTGCTGTTGAACCTGACCTGGCTATCGACGGCACTGGGCGTGGTGTGCGCCAGGTATCGTGACATCCCGCAGATCATTGCAAGCTTGATGCAGGTCGTCTTCTATCTGACGCCTATCATGTGGCTGCCAAACCTGCTGCCGGAGCGCGCTGGCATGTACATGCTCACGTTCAATCCATTCTTCCATTTGATCGAAATCGTCCGCGCGCCTTTGCTGGGCCAACTTCCCAGCACCCAGAATTGGCTGGCAGCATGCGGCCTGGCCGTATTCGGCTGGACTCTGACTCTCGCCCTCTATGGGCGGTACCGTCGTCGTATCGCCTACTGGCTTTGACGCTCACTCATTGCAGTTATAGAAATCCATGGCTTCAATCGAATTCGACCGTGTCTGTGTCGACTTTCCCATCTACAGCGCGAGTTCCAGGTCCATCAAGAAGCGTATTTTTCAGGTTGCGACGGGCGGGCAGATCAGTGCGGACGAGAATGGCCGCATCACCGTGCGAGCGCTGGAAAATCTGTCCTTCCACTTCAAGGATGGAGACCGCATCGGTCTGCTTGGTCATAACGGTGCAGGAAAGAGCACACTGCTTCGCCTGCTCAGTGGCGTCTATTCGCCGTCGAGTGGCTCGGCAAGAACCGTAGGCGAAATCGGTTCCTTGATCGACATCGGCTTCGGAATCGACGCAGAATCATCGGGGCGTGAGAATATTTTTCTGCGAGGGTCGCTGCTGGGCCTATCCCGTGCACAGATCAAGCAGCATATCGATGAAATCATTGATTTCTCGGAGCTTGGCGCTTTTATCGACATGCCCTTGCGCACGTATTCCGCCGGCATGCATCTGCGTTTGGCCTTCTCTGTTTCAACCGTGATTCGCCCCGAAATCCTGTTGATGGATGAATGGCTGTCGGTAGGCGACGAGAGCTTCAAACACAAGGCCGAAGCTCGCTTGAACAACCTAGTCGCATCTACTAACATATTGGTCCTTGCGAGTCACTCGAAGAGTTTGATCTGCCATACCTGCAATCGGGTCATTTGGCTGGATCATGGAAAAATCAGGATGGATGGCAACGCGACAGACGTCGCGGACGCCTACTTCGGCCAATAACGGCACTTGCGCGCTCTACTCGATCCTCAACACTCATTTTTATGCCCCCCCTTGCCAAGGCAAAGCGCTTGGCCGCCCGCCTACTCGGCCGGCTGCCAGGACAGCCCGCCGCCATGATCGGCCATAGAGTCGATCCGACGATTGCCGCAATTTTCGATGCGTATTGGTATTCACGGCACGCGCCCAAGCTTGCCGAGGGAGAAGACCCGCTACGCCACTATTTGTCATCCGATCCTGCCGAGCAATCGGATCCACATCCGCTGTTTCACGGTCGCTGGTATCTGCGCAACAATCCCGACGTAGCGGCCAGCGGCCTCAATCCGCTTGCACACTACGTCAACTATGGCGCAAAGGAAGGACGAGCGCCCTGCGCTTACTTCGACGGAGCCTGGTACTCGGCAACCTACCTGGGAGCGAGTCCCCGGACCAATCCGTTGCTGCATTTCATCCAGCACGGCGCCCAGGCTGGCCATCAGCCCAACCCACACTTCAATACGAAGTGGTACGTCGAGCATCACCCGGAAGCAGGAGCGGCCGACACTGACCCGTTGAGCCACTACATCTACCACGGCGAGCGCCGAGGCTTCTGGCCCAGCCCTGAATTCGACCCGGCCTGGTACATCAGTTACTACCCGGACTCCGCGCTTTGGCCCCAGGGTCCCTTTTCCCACTATCTGCTTTTTGGACAAGCCGAAGGGCGCGCCGGCCATCGGGCAACGGACCACGACACGGAAACCGTGGCGCATTCGCCGGATCATGCTGAACCCCCCGCCACGCTGCTCGACCTGTTCGATGCCGCATGGTATCGCCGGCAGGTGCCGGACCTTTCCCTTCAATCGGATCCGCTGGAACACTACCTGTCGGAAGGGGCAAAGAGAGGACTGGACCCTCATCCTCTTTTCCACACGCAATGGTATCTGTCCCGCTACCCGGATGTCGCCGAATCCGGACAGAACGCGCTTGAACACTACGTCCTCTACGGCGCTTCGGAACTCCGCGATCCGTCGGAGTACTTCGACGTACAGCAATACTGCACGGAATATGCCGCGCTGATTCCCGCCGGTGCAAATCCGCTGGTGCATTTCCTGCGCCACGGCGCCCGCGCAGGCCTGAATCCCAATCCCTATTTCGATACGCGCTGGTATCTGAGCCGATACCAGCGCGTCACCCAGTCGGCCTTCAACCCGCTCGTTCACTATCTGATCGAAGGGGAAAGGCTGGGCTATCTGCCCAGCCCTGAGTTCGACCCTGTACGATATGCGCAAACGCATGCCGACACCCTCAACTGGCGCTATGGTGCGCTTTCGCACTACCTCATATTCGGCAG
The Achromobacter sp. AONIH1 DNA segment above includes these coding regions:
- a CDS encoding NAD-dependent epimerase/dehydratase family protein yields the protein MSALKDTRCAVLGAGGFLGTTLCQRLRGQTAALRAFGRRQSFPDALRGIEWLTGDFADIQHVKEAIHGCDTVFHLANATTPASANQDKIADLQSNVASTLGLLDACRDLGIKRIIFISSGGTIYGLPKQVPTPESAPTMPITAYGISKLSIEKYLALYEYLHGIEYRVLRVANPFGPYQTAIKSQGAIAAFMQRCLDDAPLQIWGDGSVVRDYIYADDVIDALIQAVKHEGTSRVFNVGAGHGRSLLDIIQAIESVSGRSLAVEFLPKRDMDVPCSVLDTSLAAQELGWHAKTPFPEGIRQTWAWISNRHLIKHHS
- a CDS encoding rhamnan synthesis F family protein, yielding MMAPILKPRAALRRLRTLSQHHGGIWAALRKAIRAFRTNGIAGLRAGLRPPPLPSLPPGRNRPDDADDLAIEVPFNYSPHIKSQRLCAIIHVFYPDLCAEIIKYLENVPSGIDVFVSTTSDTKRREIEDHFTGFTKGALEVRVFENRGRDIAPKLVGFRDVYDRYDIALSLHTKKSPHGGSPLEGWRHYLYEHLLGSPLIVASNLALLQSGTVGMVFPQHLFYLRPIFAWGANYQRCRDLLARTGTGIHEGIYLECPTGSMFWCRTDALRKLLELDLQFSDFDDEAGQIDGTLAHAMERAFLYAVEAQGYTWAKVSRRDLYPLPHTLLPINRPNDIAPSLQLVHRPLLQPTASFH
- a CDS encoding ABC transporter permease, with the protein product MFIRLFANALSDISAGMKRLPLVATLGWQDVRQRYRRSMLGPFWLTISMGVMIGTIGLVFGQIFKAPTEEYLPFLAVGLILWGFISTALTEGCTNFIQADAIIKQLPIPLIVHVLRPIWRNVIILAHNFAIFPIVLFVMDRPVTETIWLALPGFLLLLLNLTWLSTALGVVCARYRDIPQIIASLMQVVFYLTPIMWLPNLLPERAGMYMLTFNPFFHLIEIVRAPLLGQLPSTQNWLAACGLAVFGWTLTLALYGRYRRRIAYWL
- a CDS encoding ABC transporter ATP-binding protein, whose product is MASIEFDRVCVDFPIYSASSRSIKKRIFQVATGGQISADENGRITVRALENLSFHFKDGDRIGLLGHNGAGKSTLLRLLSGVYSPSSGSARTVGEIGSLIDIGFGIDAESSGRENIFLRGSLLGLSRAQIKQHIDEIIDFSELGAFIDMPLRTYSAGMHLRLAFSVSTVIRPEILLMDEWLSVGDESFKHKAEARLNNLVASTNILVLASHSKSLICHTCNRVIWLDHGKIRMDGNATDVADAYFGQ